A stretch of DNA from Methanosarcinales archaeon:
ACTGCAGTGAGCAGACTGCGGGGACCAGAGTCAAAACCCAGTATCTGACGGTTCTTTTCAAAGAATTCTGCGATACTGATGGCACGCTGTTTTTTTGCAAGCTCTTCGGCTATTGGTGCTGCCATTAATTCATCCCCTCAAGTTAGAAAATTGCATCCATTTTTTTTCAATGACCTGTTGTATTCATTTTATTAAATAATAATTTTGATGTTATCAGATATTGCGATACAAATAGATATAATTCAGAGTTCTGCGCCAACTACAGTTTGTGTTGCAGTGACGTTTTCACTCTCTCTTATCATATCTACAAGGTTATTCAGTCTGCTCAGGCCTTCCACTTCGCTGACAACCACAAAGTCGTACTCACCAAATACATGATAAATGTCCTTGATACCATCGATCTTATGAA
This window harbors:
- a CDS encoding Lrp/AsnC ligand binding domain-containing protein, which produces MVIGVTMVNVVPGQEKSAYNELHKIDGIKDIYHVFGEYDFVVVSEVEGLSRLNNLVDMIRESENVTATQTVVGAEL